The Musa acuminata AAA Group cultivar baxijiao unplaced genomic scaffold, Cavendish_Baxijiao_AAA HiC_scaffold_1137, whole genome shotgun sequence genome segment GTTTATTAAAAAATCTGAACTATCAGATAATAATTCTAAAACGATTAAGAAAGATGAGTATCGCTATGTCATTATCTAAAGTATTTTGAATCCCAACTAATTCAAGGAAGAGAAACTAACAATGAACAAATACCAACATATAACAGCAGCAGCATATTACATAACATAGTATCGCTATGCAGCGGTTCCTTTTTTGAGTTCCATCACCTCCAATTACATAACATAGACCTATTAAATCTAAATCTATGCACTTTACACAATACAGAACGGAAACATCCATAATGTCAACATATAACAGCAGCAGCATATTAAGCTCTTAAACACAAataaagttcatcaaagacatccCACTAATGAATTATTACATCACAAGTCTCAAGAGTTTGAACCattaatgatttaatttattGTCTCGATGCATAACCAAATTCAATCTACTCGCAAGCATCTGAAAAATTTGAACAACAAGGATATGAGCAACCACAATTTAGTAAACACCAAAACTCATATACTAGCAAAACTAAGCATAAATGTATTTTAGAAAACTATACATAAACGTTAAACCCTCTTTTATTCTTAAATAAAGAGCAAACATGTTTTCCAAATCATCACTTTTAGCATAACAAGCACATAAGATAACATAATCTTTGAAGACATTTGTATAACAAAAACATAAGTGGATATATTTCATTTTAATGCAAAGATTATCATTCACTAATTATGAATCACGATAAATATAACTAAGCTATCATCCCTTTGTATAACTAAGAATAACTAAGCTATAACCTTATTATATCTCGAATCAAAAACATATTCAACCTCCATGGTATAGGTAAGACATTTATCCCTATATCAAAAACATATTCAACTTATGAGCAATATATAACCCCAATCGGCAAGATCCAAATTAAAACCGACTAATTGAAAAATTAACCatcatttaaaataacatattgaCATATCCTTGCAATGCATAATTCCTTATGTATCATTTGAAATATATCCAACAATAAAACAttcgaaaatataataataaaatattttaaataaatataatatcgaCAATCTTATTTTCAAAGCCAATTTCACATTTACATATCACATTACTTCATTATTAACAAatatacattattaaatttgaaaACATGTTATACAAAATCATTGGATACTTACCTAAATCGTAGACTCTTATAATTGATATAGTCATCAAcacccttcttctttttttgtaaatTAGTCAAATAATATAAACCAATCGATTCAATAaataatgatgatattttctttcttatcatcattttttttctctaagatcacaatatattcaatgaTTTTAGATTAATTAATCTATAGTCCTATTTACTCTATGATTGGTAGGAGATGAAtaggaattcaaaatcatacatatatatataatcttccaaattttaaacttattctcttgatataaAAACGACATCCTTATTAAAtctcacactttttttttttttcccttttcttcctCCGTGTCCGATCCACACACTAGTCAAATTATAATATCTTCTCTATCATTTCGAATATaatgttttttttcctttaaattcAATATAAATATAACATATTTTTAAACTATATCTTCATATGGAAGACTTGGTTGTATGCTATCTTCCTTTTCTAATATTTCTCTACTTTAAAACTATTAGCAACTCTTGCATGATGTTATTATAATGAAAGCCTCAAATAGAAGAAGACCATAAGTAACCACATTACATAGAAATACCAGTCTTCAAACACCATAAATAAAGCAGTCCATCTTTTTTTATATCAACGACATAAATTcttttttcattaatcatagcCAGCATCTACAAATCTAAAATaccatataaataaaaagtagagtGACTACGTACCTTCTCTCCATCTACCATAAAGTCTTGGATCATCCATACTAGAAATTTTAGAATTAAAGTCTAAACAATCATCAAAAGATTAAATACCATTGTACCCAGAACCAATCATacatatcatcaatcatatggaaaTAAGCATGCCTCCATGCGTCTTTGAGGAAGAGAATACCACAAAAGGTCCAAAATCCCATCACATATCCTAGTACCATGCTGATATAGAACCATAGCCACTCGGGATTCTCCTTCTTGTACTCTTGCAAAATATTTTGAGTTGATTTATTGTTAAAACAACTTTTGGAAATTggtggtccacataagtcagcattgcCCATATAGATGGATGGATCATTGAGTGTTTGGAGTTGATGACCAGATGGTATCATTCCCGAAAGATTATTATACGATAAATTCAAATAGCTCAAGAAATATAAAGCCGATAAACTCTCAGGAATGTTACCAGAAAGGTCATTTATCGATAGATCAAGGGATTCTAATGATATCATTCCTCCTATCTCCCAAGGGATTTTCCCTTGTAAATGATTTCTTGACAAATTCAAGTTCTTGAGTCCCGCAAGATCTCCAACTCCTTTTGGTATCTCTCCGATTAGATGATTGTTTGAAAGATCCAAACTTTTCATAAGTTGCATGTTGCATTGTAAATAATGAAGATCTTGTCCCTTCGTAAAGACATCTAATTCATCAGAACAAAAATCAGAATATTGTGATGTAGATCTCATGGCACTTAAATTACCAAAGTTGTGAGGTATTGATCCAAAGAAATTGTTATTGGCAAGATCCATTATTTGAAGCTGTTCAAATCTAGCAAGTTGCCAAGGAATAACTCCAGAAAACATATTTGAACGTAGACGAAGTACTTTCAGTTGTTGTAGATTTTCTCCCATCCATAGCATTATACTTCCGACAAGATTATTTTGAGTTAGATCAAGAaaccataaatttgtacaattttTCAATGACAAAGGAACCTCACCCGAAAAACTGTTATTTTTTAGTTGCAAAAGTGAAAGCCCACTTAAAAACCCGATCGTGTATGGAATTTCACTTGACAAGTGGTTGTTGctcaaatctaagaaccaaagATTTTGTAATGATTTTCCCAGACAATAAGGGATCTCACCAAGTAATTTGTTGTTCGAAAGGTCAAGGTATTCGAGACCACCTGTCCATTGGCAGATTGATGAAGATAAGCCACCATCAAGCATGTTATTTGAGAGTGCCACTGATTGAACATCAGGCCATATCGGCAATTGCTCTGTAAAGGAATTATTGGAGAGGAATAGAGTCTCAAGTGTAGATGGTAGCATCGTTGGCAATGGACCTTCAAATCTGTTGGAATCCAAATATAATGTTTCCAACTTGGTGAAGTTCAAAGAAGATGGCAGCTTGCCTCCTATTTGGTTGTTGGAAAGGAATAAATCTGTGatggtagaagatgaaatattccaaAACCAAGCGGGCATTGTCCCTGCAATTTTACAGTCTGCCAAATATAATTCTTCGATCTGTGTTTGGAATTGCAACCATTCTGGAAATCGAGGTCCCAACTGACATTTGGTTAAATATACAAATCTGAGTTGGAAAGGAGGGACCCAACTCTGCCCGATTGATATGGTGATGGGGTTGCCAGACAAGTCCAAGACTTGCAATCTGGTAAGATTCTCAAAATGAACCTCTGAAATAACACCTCCAAGAGAATTTCCACCGAGATACAATTCAGTGAGAACTTTCTCGTTCCCGTGATTTGGCAGCCTCCATCGTCTTCTTCTTTTGGTGCTGCGAACGCGGAAATAAAACCACGATGATCAGTTCTTTCTTTACTCCATTAGcataaaaaaaaacactattGACTTATCTGATTGATGCCACGAGATGACAAGATCCATCTATACATGATCTCCTACCTTGTCTggtgataattattattatttaaatattcgaatgattctttataaaattttataaaaagctGTTAATGTCATTCCTCAACGTATACATCTAGAGTAGTGGATATGAGGATTTCCTTAATTATCATTTAAAGAGCTTGTACGTCAATACTTCGTAAAAATTTATCAATCTCGACCCAAATCCCAATGGCTTCATGTGAATCTCATGACTAATTCGACTACTAGCCaatctaattggattgtggactttaacgcctctcatcacatcacattTGATCTTCAGAACTTATCTATCCACAATAATTATGGaggaaataaaaatatcatcatcggtgatggtaaaagaATTCTCATTACTCATATTGGTTCCACAATATTTAATTCACTTACCATAACTTTTATACTCGATGATGTTTCGTGTGCACCTCATattaaataaaatcttatttttatttctcaATTCCGTAAATAAAATAAAACCTCAATTAAATTCTTTCTTGACTCTTTTCTTATTAAGGAtttgagcatgggggcatcctCAGTCCAAGGCTGGtcagaacaaagacaacatttatgagtggtcgTCGGCTTCACAAATAACCTAGCCCATTGTTCACTCTTCAGGTGCTGCTtcggttgatgtgtggcatcaacATTTTAGTCACCACCCGTTCTTTATCCAGCAAagattactttctcattactct includes the following:
- the LOC135670996 gene encoding receptor-like protein EIX2 — translated: MPAWFWNISSSTITDLFLSNNQIGGKLPSSLNFTKLETLYLDSNRFEGPLPTMLPSTLETLFLSNNSFTEQLPIWPDVQSVALSNNMLDGGLSSSICQWTGGLEYLDLSNNKLLGEIPYCLGKSLQNLWFLDLSNNHLSSEIPYTIGFLSGLSLLQLKNNSFSGEVPLSLKNCTNLWFLDLTQNNLVGSIMLWMGENLQQLKVLRLRSNMFSGVIPWQLARFEQLQIMDLANNNFFGSIPHNFGNLSAMRSTSQYSDFCSDELDVFTKGQDLHYLQCNMQLMKSLDLSNNHLIGEIPKGVGDLAGLKNLNLSRNHLQGKIPWEIGGMISLESLDLSINDLSGNIPESLSALYFLSYLNLSYNNLSGMIPSGHQLQTLNDPSIYMGNADLCGPPISKSCFNNKSTQNILQEYKKENPEWLWFYISMVLGYVMGFWTFCGILFLKDAWRHAYFHMIDDMYDWFWVQWYLIF